The DNA segment GGTGACACCGCCGTCGACAAGGCCAAGGCCCGCTACGCGAGCAGCGTGGACCTCCAGGCCATCAAGATCGGCGGCTACTACCGGTCCAAGCTGATCACCACGATGACCGGCAACGCCCACGTCCCCGACATCGCGGGCCTCAAGGGCGAGGACATGGCGTCCTACCTGCCCAACGCGGACCAGTTCGTGGACCTCAGGACCCTGGGCGCGGACAAGTACCGGAGTCAGTACCTGGACTGGAAGTGGGACCAGGGCAAAGCCGACGACGGCACGATGATCGGCTTCCCGATCGACTGCGGCCCGGTCGCGCACTTCTTCCAGTACGAGGTGTTCCGCAAGGCGGGACTGCCGTACGAGCCCGCCGACGTCTCCAAGGAGCTGAACACCTGGGAGAAGTTCTTCGCGGCCGGCGAGCGGCTCAAGCAGCGGATCCCCGGGACCTCGCTGCTCACCGACGTCAACAGCGTCTTCGAGAACGTCGTGCAGCAGGGCAGCAAGCGGTACGTGGACAAGGACCGGCACTTCATCGGCGACCAGGAGCACGTACGGAACGCCTGGGCCCTCGCGGTGGAGGCCAAGCGGCGCGGTCTCGTCTCGAATCTCGTCACCGGCACCCCGGACCAGATATCCGCGGTCGACTCCGGCAAGCTCCCCAGCCAGCTCGGCGCCTCCTGGGCGACGTACGACATCAAGAACGGCAACCCCAAGACCAAGGGCAAGTGGCGGATCGCCGACATGCCGGTGCGGCCGTCCAACAACGGCGGTTCGTTCCTGTCGATCACGAAGGCGTGCCGGGAGCCCGAGCGGGCCTTCGAGATCATCGCGTGGATGCTGAACGCGTCCAACCAGGCCTCCGGTTACGTCGACGCGGGCCTCTTCCCGTCCACGCCCACCGCGTACGGGCTGAAGCAACTGCGCGACCCCGACCCCTTCTTCGGTGGCCAGGTGACGACGGACGTCTTCGGGCCCGCCGCGCAGAAGATCGTGGTCGCCTACAACAGCCCGTTCGACGTGGCGCTCGGGCAGCCGATCAAGGACGAGATCAAGAACGTCGGCGTCCTCGGCAAGGACCCGGAGAAGGCCTGGAGTGACGCCATGGGCAAGTGCCGGCGGATAGCGAAGCACCTGGGGGTGAGCTACTGATGGCCACCGCGTTGGACAAGCCGCCCGTCATGGCGGAGCAGACGGCGGCTGCCGGGCCCCGCTCGGGTTTCCGTAAGTACTGGCACCTGTACGCCGCGATCTCCCCCTTCTACCTCCTCTTCCTCGCCTTCGGCCTGATCCCCGTCGGCTTCTCGCTCTACCTCTCCTTCCACCGCTGGGACGGCCTCGGCTCGATGGAGTGGGCGGGGCTCTCGCAGTACCAGTACCTGCTGAGCGACAGCGACTTCTGGAGCTCGATCGGGACCACGCTGATCATCTGGGCGCTGGCCACCTTCCCCATGATCTTCCTGGCGATGGTCACGGCCGTGATGCTCAACTCGGCGGT comes from the Streptomyces sp. NBC_00443 genome and includes:
- a CDS encoding ABC transporter substrate-binding protein — encoded protein: MRLSRRGLLRAGLAGTAATALGGLASGCAVPTGSTGRNMVLWYWDGGLGDTAVDKAKARYASSVDLQAIKIGGYYRSKLITTMTGNAHVPDIAGLKGEDMASYLPNADQFVDLRTLGADKYRSQYLDWKWDQGKADDGTMIGFPIDCGPVAHFFQYEVFRKAGLPYEPADVSKELNTWEKFFAAGERLKQRIPGTSLLTDVNSVFENVVQQGSKRYVDKDRHFIGDQEHVRNAWALAVEAKRRGLVSNLVTGTPDQISAVDSGKLPSQLGASWATYDIKNGNPKTKGKWRIADMPVRPSNNGGSFLSITKACREPERAFEIIAWMLNASNQASGYVDAGLFPSTPTAYGLKQLRDPDPFFGGQVTTDVFGPAAQKIVVAYNSPFDVALGQPIKDEIKNVGVLGKDPEKAWSDAMGKCRRIAKHLGVSY